From the genome of Akkermansiaceae bacterium:
AGAATCCTGGCATGGGAGTCAATCCCATTCCCTCTTCCCCGGTGTCCTGATGAAGGTCTGTCGGCGTATGCATCGTCTGTTAGTTTCCACTGATGACCACGGAGGCCGGTGTGAGGTCCGGGGATGTGGCCCTGAGGGTGAAGGCGCCCTTGCCGCCGGGCTTGGATTTGACGATAACGAGCGCCAGGCCGTTGAAGGCTTTGCGCCGGGTGGCCTGGAAGGGCTCGAAACTGGTCGGGTCGCCATTGTCCACGGCAACGATCTCGCCGGGGCCTTCGATGGAAAATTGGATCGGGTTGTGTGTGCGCGGCACGGTGGCTCCGTCCTTGTCGGTGATGCGGACGGTGACGAACGAGAGGTCGGTGCCGTCCGCGCGGATCGTGTCGCGGTCCGCCTTCATCGCGAGGGCGGAGGCTTCCCCTGTCGTTCTAACGATTTTTTCCGTCCACGGCTTACCTTGTTTGTAGGCGACGAGTTTAAGCTCACCGGGTTCGTATTTCACCTGATCCCAGACGAGGCGGAAGTCCTTGCCGGCGGTCTTTTTCCTGCGGCCTTGTGATTTTCCGTTGAGGAAAAGCTCGGCCTCGTCGCCGGAGGTGTAGACGTGAACCGGCGTGACCTTGCCCACGCGTTCCGGCCAGTTCCAGTGTGGCAGGATGTGGGCCATGGGCAGCTCCGGCCTCCAGTGGGCCTGGTAGATGTAGTAGCGGTCCTTCGGGAATCCCGCCAGGTCGATGATACCAAAGTAACTGCTGCGTGAGGGGGGCGTGTTTCGGGCCATCGCGGCGAGTTCCTTTTCAAGCTGCGCGCGTTTTTCCGGGTCTTTACGGAAGTTGAGAAGCTGGGTGTTGTCGCCGGACAGGTAGGGTGTGGGCTCGCCAAGGTAGTCGAATCCCGTCCAGACGAACTCGCCTAACAGGTGAGGCCAGCGGGCGTTCATCTGGAACTGGCGGTCGGGGGTGCAACCCCAGCCTGGGTGGTCGACGTCGTAGGAGCTGACGTGCCAGTTTTTGCGATGGGTGCCAAAGAAATACTCGCCGCGGCTGCTGACACAGGAGGATGTCTCGCTGCCCATGGTGGGCATGTTTTTGTAGCGCGGGTCGCTGTCCCATTTGTCCTGCTGGTTGAAGAAGTAGTTCACGCCCATGATGTCGAGCCCCTGCACGGCACCGGATGCGCGTCCGCCGTTGGGGTTGTTGTAGCCATTGGAAACCGGCCGGGTGGGATCGGCCTTGCGCATGATGTCGGCGAGGTGTTTGGTCATCTTGACATTCGTCTGCTCCATGACCTCGTTACCGATGCTCCAGATGAAAACCGAAGGGTGGTTGCGGTCGCGGCGGACCAGGGCGAGAAGGTCCTTTTCATGCCACTCCTTGTAAAGTTTGTTGTAGTCGTTGGCGCGTTTCCCCCTGGCCCAGCAGTCGAACGCCTCGTCCCAGACCAACAGGCCCATGCGGTCGCAGAGATCTAACAATTCCGGTGCGGGCGGGTTGTGTGAGGTGCGGATGGCGTTGCAGCCCATTTCCTTGAGGATTTCCAACTGGCGCTCCAGTGCCCGTTCGTTGAGGGCGGCACCGAGTGCCCCGAGGTCGTGGTGATTGCAGACGCCCTTGATTTCCATCCGTTCACCGTTGAGCAGAAATCCGTCGCGCGCGGTGAACTTGAGGGTGCGGAAGCCGAAGGGGGTGTCGTAAACGTCCAGCGTTTTGTCACCGGCCGTGATGGTGGTGCGGGCGAGGTAGGGGTGGGGATTTTCCAGACTCCATAAACGGGGGGCGGGAACCTCAAGGTGCTGGGTGAGCGTGGTGCTGCCCAGGGCGGGGATGGTGATGCCCTTGGA
Proteins encoded in this window:
- a CDS encoding glycoside hydrolase family 2 protein; the encoded protein is MQKLLRIRTTRVEGGQWVSIREIALTGGNGKPITNKPRPAADGPSAVHFPDSPWRKLSLPHDWGIEGPFRLELEGSTGKLPWRGIGWYRKHFTIPAGDKGKQIFIDFDGAMAHAKVYCNGHYAGTWPYGYSSFRMDLTPHIKFGGDNVIAVRLDTENWDSRWYPGAGIYRHVWLVKTQPVHVGHWGSYLTTPEITPEKGSVKLELTLDNQGGDTTAVTVTTELLDAGAESGSLARVRSKGITIPALGSTTLTQHLEVPAPRLWSLENPHPYLARTTITAGDKTLDVYDTPFGFRTLKFTARDGFLLNGERMEIKGVCNHHDLGALGAALNERALERQLEILKEMGCNAIRTSHNPPAPELLDLCDRMGLLVWDEAFDCWARGKRANDYNKLYKEWHEKDLLALVRRDRNHPSVFIWSIGNEVMEQTNVKMTKHLADIMRKADPTRPVSNGYNNPNGGRASGAVQGLDIMGVNYFFNQQDKWDSDPRYKNMPTMGSETSSCVSSRGEYFFGTHRKNWHVSSYDVDHPGWGCTPDRQFQMNARWPHLLGEFVWTGFDYLGEPTPYLSGDNTQLLNFRKDPEKRAQLEKELAAMARNTPPSRSSYFGIIDLAGFPKDRYYIYQAHWRPELPMAHILPHWNWPERVGKVTPVHVYTSGDEAELFLNGKSQGRRKKTAGKDFRLVWDQVKYEPGELKLVAYKQGKPWTEKIVRTTGEASALAMKADRDTIRADGTDLSFVTVRITDKDGATVPRTHNPIQFSIEGPGEIVAVDNGDPTSFEPFQATRRKAFNGLALVIVKSKPGGKGAFTLRATSPDLTPASVVISGN